The [Clostridium] scindens ATCC 35704 nucleotide sequence TATGGGATTTTATGACCGTTTTATCGGTTCGATCAATAATATTGTTTTCGGAAAGGCGGAAAAGAAGAAGGAAGCAGCAAGTTATTTGCTCAGGCTTGGTGCAGGCTGGGTAATTGGAATGGCTCTTGCGGCATTGGCACTTTCTTCTTTATTTGAAAGTCATATTTATGTGGTCAGTTCACTGTTTATTGGATTCATTGCGGGAGCTATCCCGCTGATTATAAAAGAGGAGAAGGAGAATTTTTATAAGATTGGAAAAGGTGTATTGTTTCTGATATTGGGAATTCTCCTTGTTGTAGGGATTACCTGGATGAACGGAAAAATCGGTGGTACATCTGTTAATCTTTCCAGTTTTTCCATGGGGCTCGGTTTGAAATTGTTTCTGATTGGGATATGTGCAATCTCTGCTATGTTCCTGCCGGGGATTTCCGGTTCAACATTGCTTTTAGTGTTTGGAGTCTATATGCCAGTCATTACTGCAATTAAGGGAATCCTTCATTTGGAACTTTCCTATTTCCCATCACTTGCTATGTTTGGAGGAGGCATTCTTGTGGGAGCACTTACAGTAGTGAAAATCATTAAGTTGTGTCTGGAGAAGTTCCGGGTGCAGACTGTGTATTTAATTCTTGGTATGATGATCGGGTCATTTTATGCAATTATAATGGGGCCTACGACTTTGGAAAATGCAATGCCTGCAATGAGCCTGAATAGTTTCCAGGTGATTTCATGCATTCTTGGATTTATAATGGTTTTAGGAATGCAGATGATGAAAGAGCGGAATGATAACTTATCCAAGAAAGCCTCTGGGATTATGATGTGGTGGGAATCATGGACGGGGACGGTCAGCATCAGGTACAAGATATGGAAAAACTGATTTTGAAGGCAAGATCCTGCGGCAAATCATTGATTCTGGGAACTAGACAGATTTCTGAAAAGATGCCGCTCCGTTCCCGGTTTGGCAATACGATCACGAGAAATATATTTCGTTTAATGACGGGGACTGCAGTTAGTGATACACAATCCGGTCTGCGGGCATTTTCAAGTGAAATGAACCGTGAGTTTTGCGAGGTTTCTGGAGAACGTTATGAATATGAAACGGAGGTATTGCTTTATTGTGTAAAACAGAAAATTCCGATTGTGGAGGTTCCGATTGAGACAATTTATCGGGATAAAGAGAACAGCACCTCCCATTTTCGTGTAATACGGGATTCTTTCCGTATATATAAGGAGTTTATAAAAGAATAGATCCCGTGGAGATTTTCAAAGTTCACAGCATTTCCTTTTCCAGTTTTCTCCTGGCTGGGTCTATTCTTATCATGAATAACCTGATTTTGGAAGAGTTCATATTCGTACTCCATCTTCCAATCCATCCGGCAAAGTTTTTGACAGAGTGTATATTGTTTCTTATTAGCTGGTTTGTGCAGAACAAGGTGATTTTCGGACAGAAAAAAATGTTTACATTCAGAACGGCAAAAGAGGTAAAAGGTTATCCACAAGAAAATAATAAAAATCTTATCTTTTCTACACATAAAATACAAAGTTGCATGATAATATATGTACATTTAAGGAGATGAAAGCATGAAAACGATATTGATAATAGAAGATGACCTTGATATACAGGAGATGCTGCAATTCTTCTTAGAGGATCAGGGGTATCAGGTGCTTGCGGCAGAAAACGGAATTGACGGTGTTACCGCATTTAGAAAGGGAAACCCGGATCTGATTCTATTGGATATTATGCTTCCTAAAATGGATGGTTATACTGTATGTGAGATGATACGTCAGGAATCGGAGATCCCAGTTATTATGATTAGCGCATTAGGAAGCGAGGAA carries:
- a CDS encoding DUF368 domain-containing protein, giving the protein MLKEGIEGFCMALADSVPGVSGGTVAFIMGFYDRFIGSINNIVFGKAEKKKEAASYLLRLGAGWVIGMALAALALSSLFESHIYVVSSLFIGFIAGAIPLIIKEEKENFYKIGKGVLFLILGILLVVGITWMNGKIGGTSVNLSSFSMGLGLKLFLIGICAISAMFLPGISGSTLLLVFGVYMPVITAIKGILHLELSYFPSLAMFGGGILVGALTVVKIIKLCLEKFRVQTVYLILGMMIGSFYAIIMGPTTLENAMPAMSLNSFQVISCILGFIMVLGMQMMKERNDNLSKKASGIMMWWESWTGTVSIRYKIWKN
- a CDS encoding glycosyltransferase family protein; translated protein: MEKLILKARSCGKSLILGTRQISEKMPLRSRFGNTITRNIFRLMTGTAVSDTQSGLRAFSSEMNREFCEVSGERYEYETEVLLYCVKQKIPIVEVPIETIYRDKENSTSHFRVIRDSFRIYKEFIKE